From the genome of Streptacidiphilus sp. PB12-B1b:
GCCCACCTGCACACCGGATCGATCGCCACCGCGCTCGAACCGGGCGCCGCGCAGGTGCGGGCCGCCGTCGAGGCGGCCCGGGCCACGGCCACCGTCTCCTACGACCCGAACATCCGGCCCCCGCTGCTGCGCTCCGCCGACGGGGAACGGCCGGGCGTCGAGGCGCTGGTCGCCGCCGCTGACGTGGTCAAGGCCAGCGACGAGGACCTGGCCTGGCTCTACCCCGGACGCGACCCCCGGGAGGCGGCTGCCGCCTGGGCCCGCAGCGGCCCCGCGCTGGTCGTGCTGACCCGGGGAGCCGAGGGCGCCACGGCCTTCTGGGACGGCGGCCTGCGCGAGGTCCCGCCGATCCCGGTCCGGGTCGTGGACACCGTGGGCGCGGGCGACGCCTTCATGGCGGGCCTGATCAGCGGACTCCTCCAGGCCGGGATGCTGGGTCCCGGGCCCGCCCCCCGCGCCCGGCTCCGGGCTGCGGTCGGCCGGACCCGGGCGGCCGACGAGGTGGTCGCGGCGCTGTCCCTGGCCGCCCGGGCGGCCGCCGTCACCTGCACCCGCCCGGGCGCCGACCCGCCGAGCCGGGAGCAGCTGCGCGCGGGCGCGGGCGCGGCCACCGGCCCGGTCGGCGGCCGCTGACGGACGTCGCCCGGCCGGCTCCCGGCCCGGGCGGCTTCCCGGACCGGGCGGCCGGAGCCGTCCGGGTCAGCGGGTGGCCCGGGCAGCTCGCTCCGGGTGCAGCGCGTCGACGACCAGGTCGAGCAGGCGTCCGGTCTGGTCCAGGGTGCTGTTGGTGGCCGTGGACA
Proteins encoded in this window:
- a CDS encoding carbohydrate kinase, with the protein product MQSTPPPTLVVGEALTDILVDPGGRRQAHPGGSPVNVALGVARLGHPVQLATRVGTDPFGEALQRHLRDGGVRLTEGSVVDAPTSTATATLDARGAAAYRFDITWSLPPSATAPARTGAVAHLHTGSIATALEPGAAQVRAAVEAARATATVSYDPNIRPPLLRSADGERPGVEALVAAADVVKASDEDLAWLYPGRDPREAAAAWARSGPALVVLTRGAEGATAFWDGGLREVPPIPVRVVDTVGAGDAFMAGLISGLLQAGMLGPGPAPRARLRAAVGRTRAADEVVAALSLAARAAAVTCTRPGADPPSREQLRAGAGAATGPVGGR